A stretch of DNA from Streptomyces venezuelae:
CACCTGGCATACCAGCTGCTCGACGGCTACGACACGCTCATCCTGATCGACGCCACCGCCCGCGGCGGCGACCCCGGAACCCTGTACCTGATCGAAGCCGGCCAACCCGGCGGCACCGAACCCCCGGCTGCCGTGCTCGACGGCCACCACATGTCACCCGATGCCGTACTGGCCCTGCTGGACACCCTGTGCGCCGGCACCGGATCGACCCCGCCGCGGCGCACGCTCGTGGTGGGCTGCGAGCCCGCCTCCGTGGAGGAGGGGGTGGGACTCAGCCCCGAGGTCGCCGCGGCCGTGCCCGAGGCGGTGCGGTGGGTCCTCGATCTGCTGGTCCCCGCGTCCGTACCCGGAACGGCCACCGGTCCGGCCGGGAAGTGAGGAGAACATCATGAAGAAGTCCGCCCTCGAAGGTGTCGGCGTGGCCGTCGCCCTCGTCGCCCTCGTCGCGATGATGAAGCAGGTCCTGCCCGACCTCCGGCGCTACCTCCGGATGCGCAGCATGTGACGCCCTCCGGGCTCGCCGCTGCACCGAATGGCGTATCCGCGCCGCCGGTACCGGCGAGCCACGGACTCCGCTCCGCCGGCCCGCCGTGTAATGGTGCCCGGCGGACGGGCCGCGCGTCGATCGGCCTCCGCCAGGACGGAGACCGATGCACGAGATGTCCATGGCCATGGCCGTCGTCGGCCAGGTCGAGGAGGCAGCCGCCCGGGCCGGCGGGGTCACCGCCGTCACCTCCGTCCGGCTCAGGGTGGGCGAACTCGCCGGAGTCGTCCCCGACGCCCTGGCGTTCTCCTTCGAACTCGCCTGCGCCGGCACCCTCCTGGAGGGCGCCGAACTGGTCACCGAAGCCGTACCGGGCCGGGCCCGCTGCGGCGCCTGCACGCACGAGTGGGCGGTCGGCATGCCGCCCGCGCTCTGCTGCCCGGAATGCGGGGCGGCGACCGCCGAACTCCTCGCGGGCCGTGAGCTGCAGATCGTCAGCGTGCGCTGGGAGGACGGCCCGGCCCCCGACCGCACCCGAGAACCGATCTCCGAGGAGCACTGAACCATGTGCCGAGTCGTCGACCTCCAGCAGGCGGTCCTCGCCAAGAACGACGCCACCGCGCACGCGCTGCGCGCCGGACTGGCGGCCCGGGGCACCACGGTGGTCAATCTGCTCTCCAGCCCCGGCAGCGGGAAGACGGCCCTGCTGGAGAGCGAACTGCTCCTCGCGCGGGAGCGGGGTGTGCCGGTCGCCGCCCTCACCGCCGACCTCGCCACGGAGAACGACGCCACCCGGCTCGCCCGCTCCGGCGTTCCGGTCAAGCAGGTCCTCACCGACGGACTGTGCCACCTGGAGGCCGGGATGCTGGGCCGCCACCTGGAAGGATGGCTCCCGGCGGACACCCGGCTGCTGTTCGTGGAAAACGTCGGAAACCTCGTCTGCCCCGCCTCCTACGACCTCGGTGAAACCCTGCGGGTCGTGCTCGCCTCGGTCACCGAGGGGGAGGACAAGCCCCTGAAGTACCCGACGGCCTTCGGTCTCGCCCAGCTGGTGCTGGTCACCAAGACCGATATCGCCGAGGCCGTCGGGTTCGACGAGGCGGCGTTCCGGGCGCATGTCGAACAGGTCAACCCCGGGGTGGAGGTGGTGCTGACCTCCGCGCGCCGGGGTGAGGGCACAGGTGTGCTCCTCGACCGTGCGACGGCGGTCGCAGCCGGCGGCCCGGTGCACCAACCGGTCATGGCCCGCCATCACCACGACCACCACACCCACACCCACACCCACGATCACGATCACGAACACGATCACGCCGACCACCACGCCCACGACCACGACCACCACACCCTGGAGCAGGTCGCGGCACCCGGCCACGGGCCCCGCGCGTGACCACTCGCCCTCCCGGCACCCTCGCACCCGATACGCACCGACGCCGCCGCCGGATCACCGTACGGGGCGTCGTCCAGGGCGTCGGCTTCCGGCCGTTCCTGTACACCCTCGCCACCGCCATGGACCTGTCCGGGCACGTGACCAACACCGGTGACGGCGTCCTCGTCGAGGTCGAGGGCGAAGCGTCCGCAGTGGCGCTGTTCTGCGACCGGATCGCCACCGAGGCACCGCCCCTGGCCGTCGTGGAGTCCGTCGACCACCGGGAGGTCCCCGCCGCCGGCTCAAGCGGCTTCGCCATCACCGCCTCCCGTACGGAGGGGCCCGCCCGTACCCTGGTCTCCCCGGACACGGCCACCTGCGCCGCCTGCCTCGCCGAACTGGCCGACCCGGCGGACCGGCGCCACCGCCACCCCTTCATCACCTGCACCCACTGCGGCCCGCGCTTCACCATCACCACCGGCCTGCCGTACGACCGCTCCCGGACCACCATGGCCGGCTTCCCGATGTGCCCCGACTGCGCCCGGGAGTACGCCGATCCGGCCGACCGGCGCTTCCACGCACAGCCCGTCGCCTGTCACGCCTGCGGCCCCCGCCTCCGGCTGCTGCGCCCGGAGCCGGGCGGGCGGTCGGGCGGGCCGTCGGGCGGGCAGTCGGGTGGGCCGCCCGTCGA
This window harbors:
- a CDS encoding hydrogenase maturation nickel metallochaperone HypA, translated to MHEMSMAMAVVGQVEEAAARAGGVTAVTSVRLRVGELAGVVPDALAFSFELACAGTLLEGAELVTEAVPGRARCGACTHEWAVGMPPALCCPECGAATAELLAGRELQIVSVRWEDGPAPDRTREPISEEH
- the hypB gene encoding hydrogenase nickel incorporation protein HypB, which gives rise to MCRVVDLQQAVLAKNDATAHALRAGLAARGTTVVNLLSSPGSGKTALLESELLLARERGVPVAALTADLATENDATRLARSGVPVKQVLTDGLCHLEAGMLGRHLEGWLPADTRLLFVENVGNLVCPASYDLGETLRVVLASVTEGEDKPLKYPTAFGLAQLVLVTKTDIAEAVGFDEAAFRAHVEQVNPGVEVVLTSARRGEGTGVLLDRATAVAAGGPVHQPVMARHHHDHHTHTHTHDHDHEHDHADHHAHDHDHHTLEQVAAPGHGPRA
- a CDS encoding hydrogenase maturation protease → MTTATTTTTTTTRTLVAGVGNIFLGDDGFGVEAVRALAAHELPPGVEAVDIGVRGVHLAYQLLDGYDTLILIDATARGGDPGTLYLIEAGQPGGTEPPAAVLDGHHMSPDAVLALLDTLCAGTGSTPPRRTLVVGCEPASVEEGVGLSPEVAAAVPEAVRWVLDLLVPASVPGTATGPAGK
- a CDS encoding DUF6893 family small protein; this encodes MKKSALEGVGVAVALVALVAMMKQVLPDLRRYLRMRSM